The following coding sequences are from one Gadus macrocephalus chromosome 3, ASM3116895v1 window:
- the cxcl12b gene encoding LOW QUALITY PROTEIN: chemokine (C-X-C motif) ligand 12b (stromal cell-derived factor 1) (The sequence of the model RefSeq protein was modified relative to this genomic sequence to represent the inferred CDS: inserted 2 bases in 1 codon), producing MDMKLLAXLTALLAVAINAPISSAKPISLVERCWCRSTLNTVPQRSIKELKFLHTPNCPFQVIAKLKNNREVCINPETKWLQQYLKNAINKVKKSRRRNHKA from the exons ATGGACATGAAACTGCTTGC CCTGACAGCTCTGCTGGCCGTGGCCATCAATGCTCCGATCTCCAGCG CCAAGCCCATCAGCCTGGTGGAGAGGTGCTGGTGTCGCTCCACCCTCAACACGGTGCCCCAGCGCTCCATCAAGGAGCTCAAGTTCCTCCACACGCCCAACTGCCCCTTCCAAGTCAT TGCCAAGCTGAAGAACAACCGGGAAGTGTGCATCAATCCAGAGACCAAGTGGCTTCAGCAGTACCTAAAGAATGCCATTAACAA ggTGAAGAAATCCAGGAGACGCAATCACAAAGCCTAA